From Aptenodytes patagonicus chromosome 1, bAptPat1.pri.cur, whole genome shotgun sequence, one genomic window encodes:
- the KERA gene encoding keratocan, translated as MTLKVYTSLLLLFLVNSVWTRTVRQVYDELDPEHWAHYTSECPRECFCPPSFPNALYCDNKGLKEIPPIPARIWYLYLQNNQIETVSEKPFVNATHLRWINLNKNKITNSGIESGVLSKLKRLLYLFLEDNELEEVPAPLPVGLEQLRLARNKISRIPEGVFSNLENLTMLDLHQNSLLDSALQSDTFQGLNNLMQLNIAKNSLKKMPLSIPANTLQLFLDNNSIEVIPENYFSAIPKVTFLRLNYNKLSDDGIPPNGFNVSSILDLQLSHNQLTKIPPINAHLEHLHLDHNRIKSVNGTQICPVSISVAEDYGFYGNIPRLRYLRLDGNEIQPPIPLDIMICFQLLQAVVI; from the exons ATGACTCTAAAAGTCTACACAAGCCTTTTGCTCTTATTCTTGGTCAATTCTGTGTGGACTCGAACTGTGAGACAAGTTTATGATGAGCTGGATCCTGAGCATTGGGCTCACTACACTTCTGAGTGTCCACGAGAGTGCTTTTGTCCTCCTAGTTTCCCCAATGCATTATACTGTGATAACAAAGGACTTAAAGAAATACCTCCAATCCCAGCAAGAATTTGGTATCTCTATCTTCAAAACAATCAAATTGAAACAGTTTCAGAGAAACCTTTTGTGAATGCCACTCATCTGAGATGGATAAATCTGAACAAGAATAAGATCACCAACAGTGGAATTGAGAGTGGTGTGCTGAGCAAGCTGAAAAGGCTGCTTTACTTATTCCTTGAAGATAATGAATTGGAAGAGGTGCCTGCCCCATTACCAGTGGGCCTGGAACAGCTAAGACTGGCTAGAAACAAAATCTCTAGAATCCCAGAAGGAGTCTTCAGCAACTTGGAAAACCTTACTATGTTAGATCTGCACCAGAACAGTTTGTTGGACAGCGCTCTTCAAAGTGATACCTTCCAAGGACTCAACAACCTTATGCAACTCAACATAGCAAAAAATTCACTCAAGAAAATGCCTTTAAGCATTCCAGCTAACACACTGCAGCTGTTTTTGGACAACAACTCCATTGAAGTGATACCAGAAAACTACTTCAGTGCAATACCCAAAGTGACTTTCCTTAGGCTGAACTACAATAAATTATCTGATGATGGTATTCCCCCAAATGGGTTTAATGTTTCATCTATTCTAGATCTACAGCTGTCTCACAACCAGCTTACTAAAATTCCACCAATCAATGCTCATCTTGAGCACCTTCACCTTGATCACAACAGAATCAAAA GTGTCAATGGTACTCAGATATGCCCAGTCTCAATTTCCGTAGCAGAAGACTATGGGTTTTATGGCAACATCCCTCGCCTCCGATACCTTCGCCTGGATGGAAACGAAATTCAACCTCCAATCCCATTGGACATCATGATATGTTTCCAACTACTTCAAGCTGTTGTCATATAA
- the LUM gene encoding lumican: protein MTLNSLPVFLLLISGIFCQYDYGPADDYGYDPFGPSSAVCAPECNCPLSYPTAMYCDNLKLKTIPIVPSGIKYLYLRNNMIEGIEENTFDNVTDLQWLILDHNHLENSKIKGRVFSKLKHLKKLHINYNNLTEAVGPLPKTLDDLQLSHNKITKVNPGALEGLVNLTVIHLQNNQLKADSISGAFKGLNSLLYLDLSFNRLTKLPTGLPHSLLMLYFDNNQISNVPDEYFQGFKALQYLRLSHNKLTDSGIPGNVFNITSLVELDLSFNQLKSIPTVSENLENFYLQVNKINKFPLSSFCKVVGPMTYSKITHLRLDGNNLTRADLPQEMYNCLRVAAEISLE from the exons ATGACTTTAAACTCCCTACCCGTCTTTCTGTTATTGATTAGTGGCATTTTTTGCCAATATGACTATGGTCCCGCAGATGATTATGGTTATGATCCTTTTGGGCCATCCTCAGCAGTCTGTGCCCCAGAATGTAATTGTCCTTTAAGCTACCCTACTGCCATGTATTGTGACAATCTTAAACTGAAAACCATTCCGATTGTACCAAGTGGAATAAAATATCTTTATCTTCGAAACAATATGATTGAGGGCATTGAAGAGAACACATTTGATAATGTAACAGACCTACAGTGGCTGATCCTAGATCACAACCATTTGGAAAATTCAAAAATTAAGGGAAGAGTCTTCTCTAAACTAAAGCATCTGAAGAAACTTCACATTAACTACAACAATTTGACTGAAGCTGTTGGACCACTCCCCAAAACTCTGGACGACCTGCAATTAAGTCACAACAAGATCACAAAAGTCAATCCTGGTGCACTTGAGGGGCTGGTGAATCTGACTGTCATTCACCTCCAGAACAACCAGCTGAAAGCAGATTCTATTTCTGGGGCTTTTAAAGGCCTGAATTCGCTTTTGTATCTTGACTTAAGCTTCAATCGACTTACAAAGCTACCAACAGGACTGCCTCACTCCTTACTCATGCTGTATTTTGATAATAACCAGATCTCCAATGTTCCCGATGAGTACTTCCAAGGTTTTAAAGCCCTGCAATATTTACGTTTATCCCACAATAAATTAACAGATTCTGGAATACCAGGCAATGTCTTCAATATCACATCACTGGTTGAGTTGGATCTCTCCTTCAATCAGCTGAAGAGCATTCCAACTGTTAGTGAGAACCTCGAAAACTTCTACCTCCAAGTCAACAAAATTAACA AGTTCCCATTGAGCAGCTTCTGTAAGGTTGTTGGGCCAATGACCTATTCCAAGATCACACATTTGCGCCTGGATGGAAACAATCTCACTCGGGCTGACCTGCCACAGGAGATGTACAACTGCCTTCGGGTGGCTGCTGAGATTTCACTGGAGTGA